Proteins encoded by one window of Halorubrum ruber:
- a CDS encoding malectin domain-containing carbohydrate-binding protein, producing MTRAGREQVFAVLFAVVMVTSMIAGTAAISGGAAAAPGDVVHRVNAGDSPVAATDGGPEWAASDGTYVSGGDTYADTVSVSTDASVPASTPTSMFQSELYGDQQWTFSENVQSGQTYEVRLYFAEIFHGVDAGNPGGGTGDRVFDVAVEDETVLDGYDIYADVGPATGVMKSFAVTPADGQIDIDLSTVEDNAKISAIEIVESAPEPNTLEGPSQVDFGDVLVDDSETESVTLTNLGGDGDANITIDSVSASGDGAFSAGTASKTTLSPGESADVPVTFAPTAAQESSATLDIEHSGSNSPLSVDLSGEGASAADPSFQKSTLEGFSAGNPTAIDFGPGGRAYVSTQGGTVYALDVTRTGENSYEVVNEVQIDAIKDIPNHDDFGNHDVNRTKRQITGITAGGTAAEPVIYVSSSDAQIDVGDDDDTKDTSSGAISRLTISPGSDGTLQQSEVDHEVLVLGLPRSEENHSPNGMDLSADEETLYLAVGGHTNKGAPSNNFGHTPEYALSAAILEIDLAQIADEHQPKNLNDYDDDYPTLDFYYGIPTIQNDDSTDGDDLPFGGNDGINQAKLIEGGPVQIYSAGYRNPYDLVVAESGQVYAADHGPNGGWGGQPADANGDTTADAAAVTNHPNEDGSYTTSDQLVKVDEGDYGGHPAPVRANPTGADIYDSNGEMVFDINASNSPVPASMVDPQEADYVPPTSGSPDPGAPAGSANTMEFEDGDKVLFGPTGGTAQYTASNFGGAMDGDLLQVELGGDVERVELTEDGSTVKSVETIANTAGPLGITAQGDDDEFAGTIWTADIGGNGVTVLEPVDYGTEAGDGGGGATCTGADDPALDEDGDGYDNADEIDAGTDPCSSASTPADFDGDGTSNLNDPDDDNDGLNDTEDPFAVDPNNGLDTTLPVQHDLSELSLFGENGQGWTGVMTNGTDYQALYDPTQMTVGGAAEVLTVEDVPQGDAYADTNTQQYAFQFGVDPPTEPFTVESTVASFPANPENYQSAGIYVGTGDQSDYAKLAVVADGGNGGVEFAQEEGDSFTHQTSPDVVSDANVTGADTTLRLTVDPTTDPLPDNGEDEVALTAEYEVDGETTDVGTAAIPASWLDTSDGTGLAVGVISTSNGAGSTFDATWTDIGVDYVTPPENEPPVADAGADQTVDEGQEVTLDGSGSDDPNGDQLGYTWTQTAGPDAGLSQSDGETATFTAPKVDTESMIGFQLSVSDGQDSDTDEVNVTVQPVADEPPADDTMTVAEAVATGGEDDSLIEDAEIQQAINWWATDSEVPDTGGETIGDSEIQQLINYWATVTPVGDANGPPTASFTVSPDAPEAGQQVSFDASGSSDDGSIASYEWDFDGDGDVDATGAQAATAFDAAGDYDVELTVTDDDGAADAATETVAVSEPATDPGAASVSVTPDSDTEASTYSEGSFTVENTGDQAISSVTFDLSESAMPDMVFDPDGTAGDTAAKGLNIDSQSGDGTGVVSTADDVFSQPHNGANGSDGYDVMTVEFTDFEPGESVSFSVDNDPTSIKAATMTSQEAGPVSGLELARSTVGVEYADGSAQESQLFGDGSAGGAQATLDESVASAPSIGVQNVDLDDGALRDHHSAATVSEAGQTVTVTGEPGETVTLLHAESELELDTVPDYDGTPGYDVEPYEGNKVENVDYQTVTLDSNGEAEVPVTLLNTTAVGGYNYFVATDGEPGSVTGLGSNVVVLKYEESAGDDEPADGATSFAVNAGGDAYAAADGTEFQADADFDGGTAFATGNAGTPVDPEIANTDDNELYHTERYGDFSYDVPLDDGTYEVTLYFAELYQGVANDGGAGDRLFNVSIEGQQVLDEYDIYAEAGGEHAAIQETFTADVTDGELNLEFSTVEDNAKVSAIEIEPVDGGDGSDGGDNTANAPPTIDAVANQTVTEGNSTTVPVETADPDGDAVSLSVSAPAFVSLSNGDLTIAPESGDAGTYAVEMTADDGNGGSASESFQVTVEAAPDPQPAQVLHRVNAGESETIAATDDGPDWTGVADTSSSYLVSVASSDAGNYCQGADLTPDGTVPDSTPDGVWDCERYGTSTWEFSVDAGQQVEVRLYLGNSFDGASDPGDRQFNASVEGQQVLTNYDPVADVGHATGTMKNVTVTDDGDGTLSVVFDQGAADNPEVRAIEIVESEGTTE from the coding sequence ATGACCCGCGCGGGCAGGGAACAGGTGTTCGCGGTACTGTTCGCGGTGGTAATGGTGACGTCGATGATCGCGGGGACGGCCGCGATCTCCGGGGGGGCCGCCGCGGCCCCCGGCGACGTCGTTCACCGCGTGAATGCGGGCGACTCGCCCGTCGCCGCGACCGACGGCGGTCCCGAGTGGGCCGCCAGCGACGGGACGTACGTCTCCGGAGGGGACACCTACGCAGATACAGTGAGCGTCTCGACGGACGCGAGCGTCCCGGCGTCGACCCCGACGTCGATGTTCCAGTCCGAGCTGTACGGCGACCAGCAGTGGACCTTCTCGGAGAACGTCCAGAGCGGCCAGACGTACGAGGTCCGGCTGTACTTCGCCGAGATATTCCACGGCGTCGACGCCGGGAATCCCGGCGGCGGAACGGGGGACCGGGTCTTCGACGTCGCCGTGGAGGACGAAACGGTCCTGGACGGCTACGACATCTACGCCGACGTCGGCCCCGCGACGGGCGTGATGAAGTCGTTCGCGGTGACGCCGGCGGACGGTCAGATCGACATCGACCTCTCGACTGTCGAAGACAACGCGAAGATCTCCGCCATCGAGATCGTCGAGTCCGCGCCCGAGCCGAACACGCTCGAGGGACCGTCGCAGGTCGACTTCGGCGACGTGCTCGTCGACGACTCCGAGACGGAGTCGGTCACGCTGACGAACCTCGGCGGCGACGGCGACGCCAACATCACGATCGACAGCGTCTCCGCCTCCGGCGACGGCGCGTTCTCAGCGGGCACGGCGTCGAAGACGACGCTCTCGCCCGGCGAGTCCGCGGATGTCCCGGTGACGTTCGCGCCGACGGCCGCGCAGGAATCGTCCGCGACGCTCGATATCGAGCACTCGGGAAGCAACTCGCCGCTCTCGGTCGACCTCTCCGGCGAGGGGGCGAGTGCGGCCGACCCGAGCTTCCAGAAAAGCACGCTCGAGGGCTTTAGCGCCGGCAACCCGACGGCCATCGACTTCGGCCCGGGCGGTCGCGCCTACGTCTCGACGCAGGGCGGTACGGTGTACGCGCTCGACGTCACCCGGACCGGCGAGAACAGCTACGAGGTCGTCAACGAGGTCCAGATCGACGCGATCAAAGACATCCCGAACCACGACGACTTCGGGAACCACGACGTGAACCGGACTAAACGGCAAATAACCGGAATCACAGCCGGCGGTACCGCCGCTGAACCGGTTATCTACGTCTCCTCGAGCGACGCACAGATCGATGTCGGCGATGACGACGACACCAAGGACACGAGCTCCGGCGCGATCTCCCGACTGACGATCTCGCCGGGGAGCGACGGGACGCTCCAGCAGAGCGAGGTCGACCACGAGGTGCTGGTGCTCGGACTGCCGCGCTCCGAGGAGAACCACTCCCCCAACGGGATGGACCTCTCCGCCGACGAGGAGACGCTCTACCTCGCGGTGGGTGGCCACACGAACAAGGGCGCGCCGAGCAACAACTTCGGGCACACGCCCGAGTACGCGCTTTCGGCTGCGATCCTCGAGATCGACCTCGCGCAGATCGCGGACGAACACCAGCCGAAGAACCTCAACGACTACGACGACGACTATCCGACCCTCGACTTCTACTACGGGATCCCGACGATCCAGAACGACGACTCGACGGACGGTGACGACCTGCCGTTCGGCGGGAACGACGGGATCAACCAGGCGAAGCTCATCGAGGGAGGGCCGGTCCAGATCTACTCGGCCGGCTACCGCAATCCGTACGACTTGGTCGTCGCGGAGAGCGGTCAGGTGTACGCCGCGGACCACGGTCCGAACGGCGGCTGGGGCGGCCAGCCCGCGGACGCGAACGGCGACACCACCGCCGACGCCGCGGCGGTGACGAACCACCCCAACGAGGACGGGAGCTACACGACATCTGACCAGCTCGTGAAGGTCGACGAGGGCGACTACGGCGGCCATCCCGCGCCCGTCCGGGCGAACCCGACCGGCGCGGACATCTACGACTCGAACGGGGAGATGGTGTTCGACATCAACGCGTCGAACTCCCCGGTCCCGGCGAGCATGGTCGATCCCCAGGAGGCGGACTACGTCCCGCCGACGAGCGGGTCGCCCGATCCGGGCGCTCCGGCCGGGAGTGCGAACACGATGGAGTTCGAGGACGGCGACAAGGTCCTGTTCGGCCCGACCGGCGGGACGGCGCAGTACACCGCCTCAAACTTCGGGGGCGCCATGGACGGCGACCTCCTACAGGTCGAGCTCGGCGGCGACGTCGAGCGCGTGGAACTGACCGAGGACGGGTCGACCGTCAAGAGCGTCGAGACGATCGCGAACACCGCCGGTCCGCTCGGCATCACCGCCCAGGGCGACGACGACGAGTTCGCCGGGACGATTTGGACGGCCGACATCGGCGGAAACGGCGTCACCGTGCTCGAACCGGTCGACTACGGGACCGAGGCCGGCGACGGCGGGGGAGGCGCCACGTGTACCGGCGCCGACGACCCCGCCCTCGACGAGGACGGCGACGGCTACGACAACGCCGACGAGATCGACGCGGGCACCGATCCGTGTTCCTCTGCGTCGACGCCGGCGGACTTCGACGGCGACGGCACGTCGAACCTAAACGACCCCGACGACGACAACGACGGGCTCAACGACACGGAGGACCCGTTCGCGGTCGATCCGAACAACGGGCTCGACACGACGCTCCCCGTCCAGCACGACCTCTCGGAACTGAGCCTGTTCGGCGAGAACGGGCAGGGCTGGACCGGGGTGATGACGAACGGTACAGACTACCAGGCGCTCTACGACCCGACGCAGATGACGGTCGGCGGCGCGGCAGAGGTCCTGACGGTCGAGGACGTCCCTCAGGGCGACGCCTACGCGGACACGAACACGCAGCAGTACGCGTTCCAGTTCGGGGTCGACCCGCCGACGGAGCCGTTCACGGTCGAGTCGACGGTCGCCTCCTTCCCGGCGAACCCCGAGAACTACCAGTCCGCCGGGATCTACGTCGGCACCGGCGACCAGTCCGACTACGCGAAGCTCGCTGTCGTGGCCGACGGCGGCAACGGCGGCGTCGAGTTCGCGCAGGAGGAGGGCGACTCGTTCACCCACCAGACCTCGCCGGACGTCGTGAGCGACGCCAACGTCACCGGCGCTGACACGACGCTTCGGCTGACGGTCGATCCGACGACCGATCCGCTGCCGGACAACGGCGAGGACGAGGTCGCCCTCACCGCCGAGTACGAAGTCGACGGCGAGACGACCGATGTCGGGACGGCCGCGATCCCGGCTTCTTGGCTCGACACGTCCGACGGAACCGGGCTCGCTGTGGGCGTCATCTCGACGTCGAACGGCGCGGGCTCGACCTTCGACGCGACGTGGACTGACATCGGTGTCGACTACGTGACCCCGCCCGAGAACGAGCCGCCCGTCGCCGACGCGGGCGCCGACCAGACGGTCGACGAGGGCCAGGAGGTCACGCTCGACGGGTCCGGATCCGACGACCCGAACGGCGATCAGCTCGGCTACACGTGGACCCAGACCGCGGGTCCGGACGCCGGTCTGAGCCAGAGCGACGGTGAGACGGCGACGTTCACCGCGCCCAAGGTCGACACCGAATCGATGATCGGATTCCAGCTGAGCGTCTCCGACGGGCAGGACAGCGACACCGACGAGGTGAACGTCACGGTTCAGCCGGTCGCAGACGAGCCGCCGGCCGACGACACGATGACCGTCGCGGAAGCGGTCGCGACGGGCGGCGAAGACGACTCGCTGATCGAGGACGCGGAGATCCAGCAGGCGATCAACTGGTGGGCGACCGACAGCGAGGTCCCCGACACCGGCGGCGAGACGATCGGTGACTCCGAGATCCAACAGCTCATCAACTACTGGGCGACGGTGACCCCGGTCGGCGACGCCAACGGCCCGCCGACCGCGTCGTTCACCGTCTCTCCCGACGCTCCGGAAGCGGGTCAGCAGGTGAGCTTCGACGCGTCCGGGTCCAGCGACGACGGCTCGATCGCGAGCTACGAGTGGGACTTCGACGGCGACGGGGACGTCGACGCGACCGGCGCGCAGGCGGCCACCGCGTTCGACGCCGCGGGCGACTACGACGTCGAACTCACCGTCACCGACGACGATGGCGCCGCCGACGCGGCAACCGAGACCGTCGCGGTCAGCGAGCCCGCGACCGACCCCGGCGCCGCGTCCGTGAGCGTCACGCCCGACAGCGACACCGAGGCGAGTACCTACAGCGAGGGCTCGTTCACCGTGGAGAACACTGGCGACCAGGCGATCTCGTCGGTGACCTTCGACCTCTCGGAGTCGGCGATGCCCGACATGGTGTTCGATCCCGACGGGACCGCGGGCGATACGGCGGCGAAGGGGCTGAATATCGACTCGCAGTCGGGCGACGGCACCGGCGTCGTCAGCACCGCCGACGACGTGTTCAGTCAGCCGCACAACGGCGCGAACGGCTCCGACGGCTACGACGTGATGACCGTCGAGTTCACCGACTTCGAGCCCGGCGAGTCGGTGTCGTTCTCGGTCGACAACGACCCGACGAGCATCAAGGCCGCGACCATGACCTCGCAAGAGGCCGGTCCGGTCTCCGGTCTCGAACTCGCGCGTTCGACCGTGGGCGTCGAGTACGCCGACGGAAGCGCGCAAGAGAGCCAGCTGTTCGGCGACGGCAGCGCGGGCGGCGCACAGGCGACGCTCGACGAGTCGGTCGCGTCGGCACCGAGTATCGGCGTGCAGAACGTCGACCTCGACGACGGTGCGCTTCGCGACCACCACAGCGCGGCCACCGTGAGCGAGGCCGGCCAGACCGTGACGGTCACCGGCGAGCCCGGTGAGACGGTCACGCTGCTACACGCCGAGAGCGAACTCGAACTCGACACCGTGCCCGACTACGACGGCACGCCCGGCTACGACGTCGAGCCCTACGAGGGCAACAAGGTCGAGAACGTCGACTACCAGACGGTCACGCTCGACTCGAACGGCGAGGCTGAGGTGCCCGTCACGCTGCTCAACACGACCGCGGTCGGCGGCTACAACTACTTCGTGGCGACCGACGGCGAGCCCGGGTCCGTCACCGGTCTCGGCTCGAACGTGGTTGTCCTGAAGTACGAGGAGAGCGCCGGCGACGACGAACCTGCCGACGGCGCTACCAGCTTCGCCGTGAACGCGGGCGGCGACGCCTACGCGGCCGCCGACGGCACGGAGTTCCAGGCGGACGCCGACTTCGACGGCGGCACGGCGTTCGCGACCGGGAACGCGGGAACGCCCGTGGACCCCGAGATCGCGAACACCGACGACAACGAGCTGTACCACACCGAGCGGTACGGCGACTTTAGCTACGACGTGCCGCTCGACGACGGCACCTACGAAGTGACGCTGTACTTCGCCGAGCTCTACCAGGGCGTGGCGAACGACGGCGGCGCGGGCGACCGCCTGTTCAACGTCTCTATCGAGGGCCAGCAGGTCCTCGACGAGTACGACATCTACGCGGAGGCCGGCGGCGAGCACGCGGCGATCCAGGAGACGTTCACCGCCGACGTCACCGACGGCGAACTGAACCTCGAGTTCAGCACCGTCGAGGACAACGCGAAGGTGTCGGCCATCGAGATCGAACCGGTCGACGGCGGTGACGGAAGCGACGGCGGCGACAACACCGCGAACGCCCCGCCGACGATCGACGCCGTCGCGAATCAGACGGTCACCGAGGGGAACTCGACGACCGTCCCGGTCGAGACTGCCGACCCTGACGGCGACGCGGTGTCGCTGTCGGTGAGCGCCCCGGCCTTCGTCAGCCTCTCGAACGGCGATCTGACGATCGCCCCTGAGTCGGGTGACGCGGGCACGTACGCGGTCGAGATGACGGCCGACGACGGGAACGGCGGCTCCGCGTCCGAGTCGTTCCAAGTGACCGTCGAGGCGGCTCCCGACCCGCAGCCCGCGCAGGTGCTACACCGCGTGAACGCGGGAGAGAGCGAGACGATCGCCGCCACCGACGACGGTCCCGACTGGACCGGCGTCGCGGACACGAGTTCGTCGTACCTCGTGTCGGTCGCCTCGTCGGACGCCGGCAACTACTGCCAAGGCGCCGATCTCACTCCCGACGGGACGGTCCCCGACTCCACGCCCGACGGGGTGTGGGACTGCGAGCGCTACGGGACCTCCACGTGGGAGTTCTCCGTCGACGCCGGCCAGCAGGTCGAGGTCCGACTCTACCTCGGGAACTCGTTCGACGGCGCGAGCGATCCCGGAGACCGCCAGTTCAACGCCTCCGTCGAGGGCCAGCAGGTCCTGACGAACTACGACCCTGTGGCCGACGTCGGCCACGCGACGGGGACGATGAAGAACGTCACCGTCACCGACGACGGCGACGGCACGCTTTCGGTGGTCTTCGACCAGGGTGCCGCGGACAATCCCGAGGTCAGAGCCATCGAGATCGTGGAATCGGAGGGGACCACCGAGTAG
- a CDS encoding type II/IV secretion system ATPase subunit gives MTDGATLRIVDEPDDDPGGAVPAPVPPGDPEAWYAPDVRAQYEAAPGVVATVRERDGGRFGYDVREPPLSPADEDALDRVRDRFSAVRHRRPLTRVGVVERAERGFEPKYATAIDRLVDATAAARRRIDYHALREFRLLGELTPVALDDRIEVADVGDDRELVVHTETFAPLETGIDADADYVERVAAERLAQYAVEFAGIAVEVVVYRERLLGSDAFETKYAVLEPDLLPGDEELIEECKSRIWETTVSDVIEDRESFVAARARRFLSRRLTARNTRAWLDAALHRARAALADRGLAAPPVDSRFARDRLDDLAYYVLRDFVGEGILTIPIRDPHLEDVEANRVGERVKVVPRASVLSGAAGETSEAGNGGAPAGNGGAPAGDGDAPEAGERVPTNLAFEEETTFVDVVTGIAARDGTELNASTPSAKVNLELDGVPQTIRCAVALPVISEGGPHVSIRKQRADALTPVDLIERGTLSVELVTLLWLLYEHRGVVLFAGPTGVGKTTLLNAHAPFIPFDARPVSVDEGSREVRLPHETGVSLTTRDHEDAYKSVGMAELMTEANYLNPDVEVIAEINTPESFETFAESLSTGHGVIGTTHAEDVEALANRLRERDLPARLLREVDLVVFPRQVDGERYVSRAIEPLSEAAYDGLDPEAKRSPTGDPKRGGAGVVEAGGESVRFNTVAWRDGDGAFRFPGAPGGDADEGVSRAGAAGSGSASGDGRAGPRFRVFDRIANRTDRDREAVAAEFESKRRYVEYLVRDGVDDPEALFEFLADLRTDEAATVERAARTMDRDGDGDREDSSERGRP, from the coding sequence GTGACCGACGGCGCGACCCTCCGGATCGTCGACGAGCCCGACGACGACCCGGGCGGCGCGGTCCCCGCGCCGGTGCCACCGGGCGACCCCGAGGCGTGGTACGCGCCGGACGTCCGGGCGCAGTACGAGGCGGCGCCGGGCGTGGTGGCGACCGTCCGCGAGCGCGACGGCGGGCGGTTCGGCTACGACGTCCGCGAGCCGCCGCTGTCGCCCGCCGACGAGGACGCGCTCGACCGCGTCCGCGACCGCTTCTCCGCGGTGCGGCACCGCCGCCCGCTCACCCGGGTCGGCGTCGTCGAGCGCGCCGAGCGGGGGTTCGAGCCGAAGTACGCGACGGCGATCGACCGGCTGGTCGACGCGACCGCGGCCGCCCGGCGTCGGATCGACTACCACGCGCTGCGGGAGTTCCGGCTGCTCGGCGAGCTCACCCCGGTCGCCCTCGACGACCGGATCGAGGTCGCGGACGTGGGCGACGACCGCGAGCTGGTGGTCCACACCGAGACGTTCGCGCCGCTGGAGACCGGGATCGACGCCGACGCCGACTACGTCGAGCGCGTGGCCGCCGAGCGGCTCGCGCAGTACGCCGTCGAGTTCGCCGGCATCGCGGTCGAGGTGGTCGTCTACCGCGAGCGGCTGCTCGGCTCCGACGCGTTCGAGACGAAGTACGCCGTGCTGGAGCCGGACCTCCTCCCGGGCGACGAGGAACTCATCGAGGAGTGTAAATCACGGATCTGGGAGACGACCGTGAGCGACGTGATCGAGGACCGCGAGTCGTTCGTCGCCGCCCGCGCCCGGCGGTTCCTCTCGCGGCGGCTCACCGCGCGCAACACCCGCGCGTGGCTCGACGCCGCGCTCCACCGGGCCCGGGCCGCGCTGGCGGACCGCGGGCTCGCCGCGCCCCCGGTCGATTCGCGGTTCGCCCGCGACCGCCTCGACGACCTCGCGTACTACGTCCTTCGCGACTTCGTCGGCGAGGGAATCTTGACGATCCCGATCCGCGATCCACACTTAGAGGACGTGGAGGCGAACCGCGTCGGCGAGCGCGTGAAGGTCGTCCCGCGCGCCTCGGTGCTTTCGGGGGCGGCGGGCGAAACGAGCGAGGCGGGCAATGGCGGCGCGCCGGCGGGCAACGGCGGCGCGCCGGCGGGCGACGGCGACGCCCCTGAGGCCGGCGAGCGCGTCCCGACGAATCTCGCGTTCGAAGAGGAGACGACGTTCGTCGACGTCGTCACGGGGATCGCCGCCCGCGACGGCACGGAGCTGAACGCCTCGACGCCCTCCGCGAAGGTGAACCTCGAACTCGACGGGGTACCCCAGACGATCCGCTGTGCGGTGGCGCTGCCCGTCATCTCCGAGGGCGGCCCGCACGTCTCGATCCGGAAGCAGCGCGCGGACGCGCTCACGCCGGTCGACCTGATCGAGCGCGGCACGCTGTCGGTCGAACTGGTCACGCTCTTGTGGCTGTTGTACGAACACCGCGGCGTCGTCCTCTTCGCGGGGCCGACCGGGGTGGGGAAGACGACCCTCCTGAACGCCCACGCCCCGTTCATTCCCTTCGACGCCCGCCCGGTCTCCGTCGACGAGGGCTCGCGCGAGGTCCGGCTCCCCCACGAGACGGGCGTCTCGCTCACCACCCGCGATCACGAGGACGCCTACAAGTCCGTGGGGATGGCGGAGCTGATGACTGAAGCCAACTACCTCAACCCCGACGTGGAGGTGATCGCCGAGATCAACACCCCCGAGAGCTTCGAGACCTTCGCGGAGAGCCTGAGTACGGGTCACGGCGTGATCGGCACGACGCACGCGGAGGACGTCGAGGCCCTCGCCAACCGCCTGCGCGAGCGGGACCTGCCCGCCCGGCTGCTCCGCGAGGTCGACCTCGTGGTCTTCCCCCGGCAGGTCGACGGCGAGCGGTACGTCTCCCGGGCGATCGAACCGCTCTCCGAGGCCGCGTACGACGGCCTCGACCCGGAGGCGAAACGGAGCCCGACCGGCGACCCGAAGCGCGGCGGCGCGGGCGTCGTCGAGGCCGGCGGCGAGTCGGTCCGCTTCAACACGGTCGCTTGGCGCGACGGCGACGGGGCGTTCCGGTTCCCCGGCGCGCCGGGCGGCGACGCGGACGAAGGAGTGTCGAGGGCGGGCGCGGCCGGATCGGGCAGCGCCTCGGGCGACGGTCGCGCCGGCCCGCGGTTCCGCGTCTTCGACCGGATCGCGAACCGGACCGACCGCGACCGCGAGGCGGTCGCCGCCGAGTTCGAATCGAAGCGGCGGTACGTGGAGTACCTCGTGCGCGACGGCGTCGACGACCCCGAGGCGCTGTTCGAGTTCCTCGCCGACCTGCGCACCGACGAGGCGGCGACCGTCGAGCGCGCCGCACGGACGATGGACCGCGACGGCGACGGGGACCGGGAGGACTCGTCCGAACGGGGGCGGCCGTGA
- a CDS encoding type II secretion system F family protein has translation MSRGGTTGTVAGNRDTENRSADDALVTGGRLAILDRVCYALFARHASDRRHDADRKRYRGTALDTGFETYLARAYGLSWVVAAAAFFPALIVATGAAPAVAAAVDARFGAALLSAGSTAAPAPTPDSVGPLRTAHAALLVAVAVALLAKRATVAAAGLGLRWVAATRRTDIERTLPGAVRYLDLLSSGSDGPRAMLRKAADGDAYGGTATSLRKALNAARLAGSLDEGLRRVARDTPSRELLAPFLLKFRKRAAAGDEALSEFLATERRMLSHRQDRARKRARRFLELLTELFVAVLVLPALVVIGATALSVVIPELLPPVDTPVGVVPTRAVVLYGAVGFLVAFGLAAAVAVGTLRPPSQRASYELPSSPRAVLATAGRNPASTAVVAAIPAVALAAWLALAGYTLVNVVLVGYAAFAVPVGLVAARRTRIDDAKDRELADFVHAVSGHVAQGRPLEAAVAAVARDADLGVLDDDVADLAFALRSTTAPEGAAGDGSGSAAESGAVDVRAVAIERFVDRVDTPLAARTLGLVTGALDAGSDADAVFETLRIEVGRLYSEQRALRSSMQPYIAVGWAAAVLVAGVVAVVNTQVVDAARLAEIAAASDAVTEPEGVYPELERFRLYVVTQATVLASGWFAGTAARGRYAALLHSGALVACCYVVFTVGGLV, from the coding sequence GTGAGCCGGGGAGGGACGACCGGCACGGTCGCCGGGAACCGTGACACTGAGAACAGATCCGCGGACGACGCGCTCGTGACGGGCGGCCGGCTGGCGATCCTCGACCGCGTCTGCTACGCGCTCTTCGCGCGCCACGCGAGCGACCGGCGACACGACGCCGACCGGAAGCGGTACCGCGGGACCGCGCTCGACACCGGGTTCGAGACGTACCTCGCGCGGGCGTACGGCCTCTCGTGGGTCGTCGCGGCCGCCGCCTTCTTCCCCGCGCTGATCGTCGCGACGGGCGCCGCGCCGGCGGTCGCGGCCGCGGTCGATGCGCGGTTCGGCGCGGCACTGCTCTCGGCCGGGTCGACCGCGGCGCCCGCGCCGACGCCGGACTCCGTGGGGCCGCTCCGGACGGCCCACGCCGCGCTGCTCGTCGCGGTCGCGGTCGCGCTCCTCGCGAAGCGCGCGACCGTGGCGGCCGCCGGCCTCGGCCTCCGCTGGGTCGCCGCGACGCGGCGGACGGACATCGAGCGCACGCTCCCGGGGGCAGTGCGGTACCTCGACCTGCTCTCCTCGGGGAGCGACGGGCCGCGGGCGATGCTGCGGAAGGCGGCCGACGGCGACGCGTACGGCGGCACCGCCACCTCGCTGCGGAAGGCGCTCAACGCGGCCCGGCTCGCGGGCAGCCTCGACGAGGGGCTCCGGCGCGTGGCGCGAGACACGCCCTCGCGGGAGCTGCTCGCGCCCTTCCTCCTGAAGTTCCGGAAGCGCGCCGCGGCCGGGGACGAGGCGCTCTCCGAGTTCCTCGCGACCGAGCGCCGGATGTTATCGCACCGGCAGGACCGCGCCCGGAAGCGCGCGCGGCGGTTCCTCGAACTGCTCACGGAGCTGTTCGTCGCCGTGCTGGTGTTGCCGGCGCTCGTCGTCATCGGCGCGACCGCGCTGTCGGTCGTGATCCCGGAGCTGCTCCCGCCCGTCGACACGCCGGTCGGCGTGGTGCCGACCCGAGCGGTGGTGCTGTACGGCGCGGTCGGGTTCCTCGTCGCCTTCGGCCTCGCGGCCGCGGTCGCGGTCGGCACGCTCCGACCGCCGAGCCAGCGCGCGAGCTACGAGCTTCCGTCGAGCCCGCGGGCGGTTCTCGCGACGGCCGGGCGTAACCCCGCAAGCACGGCGGTCGTCGCCGCGATCCCGGCCGTCGCGCTCGCGGCGTGGCTCGCGCTCGCGGGCTACACGCTCGTCAACGTCGTCCTCGTCGGGTACGCCGCCTTCGCGGTGCCGGTGGGGCTGGTCGCAGCGCGGCGCACCCGGATCGACGACGCGAAGGACCGCGAGCTGGCCGACTTCGTCCACGCCGTCTCGGGGCACGTCGCGCAGGGGCGCCCGCTCGAAGCCGCGGTCGCGGCGGTCGCGCGCGACGCCGATCTCGGCGTCCTCGACGACGACGTGGCCGACCTCGCGTTCGCGCTGCGGTCGACGACGGCGCCCGAGGGAGCGGCCGGGGATGGGTCCGGCTCCGCGGCGGAATCGGGCGCGGTCGACGTCCGCGCGGTCGCCATCGAGCGGTTCGTCGACCGGGTCGACACCCCGCTGGCGGCGCGGACGCTCGGGCTCGTCACGGGCGCGCTCGACGCCGGGAGCGACGCCGACGCCGTCTTCGAGACGCTCCGGATCGAGGTCGGGCGGCTGTACAGCGAGCAGCGCGCGCTCCGCTCGTCGATGCAGCCGTACATCGCGGTCGGCTGGGCCGCGGCGGTCCTCGTCGCCGGCGTCGTCGCGGTCGTGAACACGCAGGTGGTCGACGCCGCGCGGCTCGCCGAGATCGCGGCCGCGTCGGACGCGGTGACGGAGCCGGAGGGCGTGTATCCGGAACTGGAGCGCTTCCGGCTGTACGTCGTCACGCAGGCGACCGTGCTGGCGTCCGGGTGGTTCGCCGGCACGGCGGCGCGGGGGCGGTACGCCGCGCTGCTCCACTCGGGCGCGCTGGTCGCGTGCTGTTACGTGGTGTTCACCGTGGGCGGGCTGGTCTGA